A window of Candidatus Methylomirabilis lanthanidiphila genomic DNA:
ATCTCCCGCTCCCGCAGGAGGTGCCGACGTTTGGCTTTACGACGGCCTGCAACCTGGGCAAAGATATCGTCAAGAACCTGATGGAGGACGCGGAAACAACGGACCGGTGGTTCTTCGTCACAGTGATGGGGCGACGGGCCGGCCATCTGGCGCTCGGCATCGGAGGCGCCGCCGGCGCCACGCTCACGGTCATCGGAGAGGAGTTTCCGGAATCGAAGATTCCTCTTCAGACGCTGGTTGACATCCTGGAAGGAGCGGTGATCAAGCGGCGCGCCTCGGGGAAGGGGCATGGCGTGGCAATTCTGAGCGAAGGGCTGGCCGATAAACTTGATCCCACCGAGTTCGGCTCGGTTGAACGGGACGGATATGGGAACGTCCGGCTCTCGGAGCTTGTGTTGGGGCGAGTGCTGAAAGAGCGGGTTGCCGAGAGCCTTCTGGCGCGAGGGGTCGATGTCACGATTGTGGCCAAGGATGTTGGCTATGAGCTCCGCTGCGCTCCACCGGGCGCGCAGGATATCCACTATTGTCGCAGTCTTGGCTACTGGGCCGCCCGTTTCCTGCTGAACGGTCAGACGGAGGCCATGGTGACCATCCAAGGGGGGAAGATGGTCCCGATCCCGTTTCGAGAGATGCTGGATCCCCGGACAGGGAAGATCTGCGTCCGCTACGTGGATATTCACTCCGAGTCGTATCAGACGCTCCGGGCCTACATGCTCCGTCTGGAGCCTCAGGACTTTGAGACGTCAGAACAGGTCGAGACGCTGGCGCGTGGCGGCCACATGGAGCCGACTGTATTCGTGGACCGATTTGGGTATCTCGGCGTCCGGACGAAAGGATCATCTCAATGAGAGAGGGCAGGCACAATCTTTGGAGCTTGGTCGTAGCCTTGATGGTCGCGCTGGTTCCATTCACGCCCTGGAACGGTCCTACGACTTTGCTGAGGACAGGCGTAGCCGATGCGCAAGAGATCGTCTTTGTGAAGGCGTTGGAGGATGCGGAGAAGGCCATCCGGGAGGCGCGGGACTTCGAGGCTGAGATCTATGCGCGGGAGGAGTTTGGGCTGGCCCTGGACTATTTGGCGCAGGCGAAGGATGAGGCAAAACTCGCCAGGTCGGCAACGCAGGAGAAAGGCGCACATCTGTTCAGTGCCAGGACGTCCGGGGAAGCGGTCAGCCTGCTCGCAGAGAAGGCGCAATATCAGGCCAAAGTGGCGGGCACGAAGGCGATAGAGGTCAAATCCGCTCGCGAGATCACCACCATTAAAGCCCTGATCGCGGATACCTTTAACACCAATGTAAATCGACGCTTTGACTCGAGGCGAGAGCAACTGTTTGGTGAACTGGGCGCGAAGGAAGCCGTCAGGAGCGAGGCTCGCAAGGCGCGAGAGCAAGCGGAGTCCATACTACGAAAGCTCACTCTGGAAGGCCAGACCGCTCCTGCGCCGCGATAGGACCGGACCACCTTCTATCTGAACAGATCCCTCCCGGACGGGCGAACCAACACATCATCTCCGGAATGCCGGTCAGACCGGTCTCTGTCGCGACCCGTTCATACATCCACGCCGGGTACTTGAGTGTCGAGTGACATCCACCACGCTCCGGAGGTTTTCCTTGCACATCTTACTATGCTCATTTAGAATTTCATGAGGAGTTTACTCTGTCTATAGTTCAATATCCACCAATGCTGTCGCAATAAGGATGAGGAGCATGATCGACCGGTTAGTCAGGGATCTGTTGAAAGAGATCGGCGAGGATCCCGATCGGGAAGGTTTGATCAAGACGCCCGAACGGGTCG
This region includes:
- a CDS encoding 6-phosphofructokinase, yielding MKTLAMLVGGGPAPGINGVIAAATIEARNHGARVLGFYDGFKWLARGDTNHVMELEIDSISRIHFEGGSILRTSRTNPTKSPDTLRNVVEALDKLEVSCLLTIGGDDTAFAACRLSEAMKGRVGLAHVPKTIDNDLPLPQEVPTFGFTTACNLGKDIVKNLMEDAETTDRWFFVTVMGRRAGHLALGIGGAAGATLTVIGEEFPESKIPLQTLVDILEGAVIKRRASGKGHGVAILSEGLADKLDPTEFGSVERDGYGNVRLSELVLGRVLKERVAESLLARGVDVTIVAKDVGYELRCAPPGAQDIHYCRSLGYWAARFLLNGQTEAMVTIQGGKMVPIPFREMLDPRTGKICVRYVDIHSESYQTLRAYMLRLEPQDFETSEQVETLARGGHMEPTVFVDRFGYLGVRTKGSSQ